One Brachyspira suanatina DNA segment encodes these proteins:
- a CDS encoding ABC transporter ATP-binding protein — protein sequence MENNHLLEVKNLSVSFFTPLGEVKAVNNISYKLDKSKVLGIVGESGSGKSVSAYSIMGLIEEPGKIINGEILFEGTDLIKLSEHERKKIRGDLISMIFQDPMTCLNPVYTIGDQLMEALTTHRKISKTDAIERIVELLTLVGINEPRRRIKQYPHELSGGMRQRIMIAMALAGDPKILIADEPTTALDVTIQAQILELIKDIQKKINMAVILITHDFGIVADMADDIIVMYGGGIVERGTVFDIFERPKHPYTLGLLKSLPRIDIKQDRLIPIEGTPIDLLNMKPGCPFSTRCEECMKVCIDNKPPITEFEKGHFSACWLHQIPN from the coding sequence ATGGAAAATAATCATTTATTAGAAGTTAAAAATTTAAGCGTATCTTTCTTTACACCTCTTGGTGAAGTTAAAGCTGTTAATAATATTTCATATAAATTGGATAAATCAAAAGTATTGGGTATAGTAGGAGAATCTGGAAGCGGTAAAAGTGTATCTGCTTATTCTATTATGGGACTTATAGAAGAGCCTGGAAAGATTATAAATGGAGAAATACTTTTTGAAGGAACTGATTTAATCAAGCTTTCAGAACATGAAAGAAAAAAAATAAGAGGCGACTTAATATCAATGATTTTCCAAGACCCAATGACTTGTCTAAATCCCGTATATACTATAGGCGACCAATTAATGGAGGCATTGACTACTCATAGAAAAATAAGCAAAACAGATGCAATAGAGAGAATAGTAGAGCTTTTGACTTTAGTTGGTATAAATGAGCCTAGAAGAAGAATAAAACAGTATCCACATGAGCTTTCAGGAGGTATGCGCCAGCGTATAATGATAGCTATGGCACTTGCAGGAGATCCTAAAATACTTATAGCAGATGAGCCTACAACAGCATTAGATGTTACTATACAAGCACAAATACTTGAGCTTATAAAAGATATACAGAAAAAAATCAATATGGCAGTTATACTTATTACACATGACTTTGGTATAGTTGCAGATATGGCAGATGATATTATAGTTATGTACGGCGGCGGTATAGTTGAGAGGGGAACAGTTTTTGATATATTCGAACGTCCTAAACACCCTTATACTTTGGGACTTTTAAAATCACTTCCTCGTATTGATATAAAACAGGATAGACTTATTCCTATAGAAGGAACTCCTATTGATTTACTTAATATGAAGCCAGGATGTCCTTTTAGTACAAGATGTGAAGAATGTATGAAAGTATGTATTGATAATAAGCCTCCTATAACTGAATTTGAGAAGGGTCATTTTTCAGCTTGCTGGCTTCATCAAATACCTAATTAA
- a CDS encoding ABC transporter ATP-binding protein: MAPLIEIQDLKQHFKIKGGFFGRNIQTVKAVDGVTFSINKGETFGLVGESGSGKTTLGRTLLHLYKPTSGKIFFNGEEVNKENYRNYAKKMQIIFQDPYASLNPRMTVEDIIGEALDVHKLYSTKDERREKVINLLKLVGLNAEQAQRYPHEFSGGQRQRIGIARALAVNPEFIVCDEPVSALDVSIQAQIINMLYDMQQEMKLTYLFIAHDLAVVRQISKRIGVMYLGNIVELTDSESLYTKSLHPYTQSLISAIPISEPSVAKTKKRIILSGEIPSPINPPSGCKFRTRCPKAEAVCAEKVPEFREVENGHYCACHLV; encoded by the coding sequence ATGGCACCTTTAATAGAAATACAAGATTTGAAACAACATTTTAAGATAAAAGGCGGATTTTTCGGGAGAAATATACAAACTGTAAAAGCGGTTGATGGAGTAACTTTTAGTATAAATAAAGGAGAAACTTTCGGACTTGTTGGGGAATCCGGAAGCGGTAAAACTACATTAGGAAGAACTTTACTTCATTTATATAAACCGACCAGTGGGAAAATATTTTTTAATGGCGAAGAAGTTAATAAAGAAAATTACAGAAATTATGCTAAAAAAATGCAGATAATCTTCCAAGATCCTTATGCTTCTTTAAATCCTCGTATGACAGTTGAAGATATAATAGGTGAGGCATTAGATGTGCATAAGCTTTATTCTACTAAAGATGAGAGAAGAGAAAAGGTAATAAATCTTCTTAAACTTGTAGGACTTAATGCTGAGCAGGCACAAAGATATCCTCATGAATTTTCAGGCGGACAAAGACAGCGTATAGGTATAGCCAGAGCTTTAGCAGTTAATCCAGAGTTTATAGTTTGCGATGAACCTGTATCGGCATTAGATGTATCTATTCAGGCCCAAATTATAAATATGCTTTATGATATGCAGCAGGAGATGAAGCTTACTTATCTTTTCATTGCTCATGATTTAGCAGTTGTTCGTCAGATATCTAAAAGAATAGGTGTTATGTATTTGGGAAATATTGTTGAGCTTACAGATAGTGAATCATTATACACAAAATCTTTACATCCTTATACTCAGTCTTTAATTTCAGCAATACCAATATCAGAGCCTTCAGTGGCAAAGACAAAGAAACGTATAATACTTTCAGGTGAAATACCTTCTCCAATTAATCCTCCTTCAGGATGTAAATTTAGAACTAGATGTCCTAAGGCTGAGGCTGTTTGTGCAGAAAAAGTTCCAGAGTTTAGAGAAGTAGAAAACGGACATTACTGTGCTTGTCATTTAGTATGA
- a CDS encoding peptide ABC transporter substrate-binding protein, with amino-acid sequence MKKYFYLVFIISIFISSCSNKSNIEDNVVYVNLGAEPKTIDPALNITLQGSTYVTHLFECLTTKYKDIAIQPGAAESWDISEDGLTYIFHLRTNGKWSDGKPLTAHDFEYSWKRVVDPDTASEPSYLFEPILNFSNVNGGYMPVDEFGIKAIDDYTLEVKLEYPTAYFLELVNLPVFSPVRKDMVEKDPDNWTRNPKTCIGNGAFALYERKPDQSITVVKNTNYWASDTIVAEKIKFVLMDNPNSAVAGVKEGSLHFSDQFPYQDIDTLREEGYIDTATRIGTQYYALNTTNETLKDKRVRKALSLAIDRNYIVENVLKSGKPAGALVPWGVTDVEGYFRDNAGEYISTNKEDYKKNVEEAQRLMAEAGYPNGEGFPVLEFFLTFSNDIPMFEAVQNMWKVNLGIDVKLTQMEFAPFIHAFRTERNYTMAAASWTGSYNDPTTFLGMFVSYSYKNHSLFTNKAFDDAIIAASRTIDQNIRMRELHKAEKILIDDEAVIIPIAYFEPAVLKSPNLKDVFYIPFAQYKFSYSYLEK; translated from the coding sequence ATGAAAAAGTATTTTTATTTAGTTTTTATTATTTCTATTTTTATATCTTCATGTTCAAATAAGTCTAATATTGAAGATAATGTTGTATATGTAAATTTAGGTGCTGAACCTAAAACTATAGACCCTGCTTTGAATATAACATTGCAAGGTTCTACTTATGTAACACATTTATTTGAATGTTTAACTACAAAGTATAAAGATATTGCCATTCAGCCGGGAGCAGCAGAGAGTTGGGATATATCTGAAGACGGACTTACATATATATTTCATTTAAGAACTAATGGAAAATGGTCTGACGGAAAGCCTTTAACGGCACATGATTTTGAATACTCTTGGAAAAGGGTAGTTGATCCTGATACTGCAAGCGAACCTAGTTATTTATTTGAACCTATACTTAATTTCTCTAATGTTAATGGCGGATATATGCCTGTTGATGAATTTGGTATAAAAGCTATAGATGATTATACTTTAGAGGTAAAATTAGAATATCCTACAGCTTATTTTTTGGAGCTTGTTAACTTACCTGTATTTTCACCAGTAAGAAAGGATATGGTAGAGAAAGATCCTGATAATTGGACTAGAAATCCTAAAACTTGTATAGGTAACGGAGCTTTTGCTTTATATGAAAGAAAACCTGATCAAAGTATTACAGTTGTAAAAAATACTAATTATTGGGCATCTGATACTATAGTTGCTGAAAAAATTAAATTTGTTCTTATGGATAATCCTAATTCTGCAGTTGCCGGAGTGAAAGAAGGTTCTTTACATTTTTCAGATCAATTTCCTTATCAGGATATAGATACTTTAAGAGAGGAAGGCTATATTGATACTGCTACTAGAATAGGTACTCAGTATTATGCTTTGAATACAACTAATGAAACTTTAAAAGATAAAAGAGTAAGAAAGGCATTATCTCTTGCAATAGATAGAAACTATATAGTGGAAAATGTTTTAAAATCAGGTAAGCCTGCAGGAGCATTAGTTCCTTGGGGGGTTACAGATGTTGAAGGATATTTCAGAGATAATGCAGGAGAATATATAAGCACTAATAAAGAAGATTATAAAAAGAATGTAGAAGAAGCTCAGAGATTAATGGCTGAAGCAGGTTACCCTAATGGAGAAGGTTTTCCTGTTTTAGAGTTTTTCCTTACTTTCAGTAATGATATACCTATGTTTGAAGCTGTTCAGAATATGTGGAAAGTTAATCTTGGAATAGATGTTAAACTTACTCAAATGGAATTCGCTCCATTTATACATGCATTCAGAACAGAAAGAAATTACACTATGGCTGCTGCAAGCTGGACAGGAAGCTATAATGATCCTACTACTTTCTTGGGTATGTTTGTAAGCTATTCATATAAAAACCATTCTCTATTTACTAATAAAGCATTTGATGATGCAATAATTGCAGCTTCAAGAACTATAGATCAAAATATTAGAATGAGAGAATTGCATAAAGCTGAAAAAATATTGATAGATGATGAGGCGGTTATAATACCTATAGCATATTTTGAACCTGCTGTATTAAAAAGTCCGAATTTGAAAGATGTATTTTATATACCTTTTGCTCAGTATAAATTTTCATATTCTTATTTAGAAAAATAA
- a CDS encoding MarR family winged helix-turn-helix transcriptional regulator — protein sequence MEDIFIGKLIKELHTTLDNRFNRFLDKHKLTSSQMDILMFLYRNEEKVINQRDIENFLGLSNPTIAGTLYRLEKKGFIKRKVSLEDKRYKEIYLTQKSKKLKEIVFEDIKKNNEVMFSNMSDEEKETLVFIIQKLLSNIQDKDNTFN from the coding sequence ATGGAAGACATTTTTATAGGAAAATTAATTAAAGAACTGCATACAACTTTAGATAATAGATTTAATAGATTTTTAGATAAACATAAACTAACATCTTCGCAGATGGATATACTGATGTTTCTTTATCGCAATGAAGAAAAAGTCATAAATCAAAGGGATATAGAAAATTTTTTGGGCTTAAGTAATCCTACAATAGCAGGTACTTTATATCGTCTTGAAAAAAAGGGATTTATAAAAAGAAAAGTAAGCTTGGAAGATAAAAGGTATAAGGAAATTTATCTCACTCAAAAAAGTAAAAAATTGAAAGAAATTGTATTTGAAGATATAAAAAAAAATAATGAAGTTATGTTTTCGAACATGTCTGATGAAGAAAAAGAAACTTTAGTTTTTATAATACAAAAACTTCTTAGTAATATACAAGATAAAGATAATACTTTTAACTAG
- a CDS encoding ABC transporter permease — protein MEQSLDKSLFVKATDEEKAAAEVKRESVTYWQDAYRRFKKNRVALVSIIVIGIIAILSIIIPMVSEYGYAQINRGVENSLPTLEHPFGTDTLGRDLLVRCMIGARISLLIGIVSATLVVIIGIVYGSISGYFGGLTDSIMMCIVDIISAVPTLLVVVLLSVVLKAPMDKLFLQNESLRGIGLLGPGLFSIFIVISLLYWTNMARMTRGQILALKGQEFVTAARALGTPHSRIIFKHLIPNAMGAIIVSAMVQIPNAIFVEAFLSFLGLGVSAPMVSLGSLTSNAVSGVYSYPYQLLFPAALISVIILCFNLVGDGLRDALDPRMKNR, from the coding sequence ATGGAACAAAGTTTAGATAAATCATTATTTGTAAAAGCAACGGATGAAGAAAAAGCTGCTGCTGAAGTAAAAAGAGAGAGTGTAACATATTGGCAGGATGCATATAGAAGATTTAAAAAAAATAGAGTGGCTTTGGTATCTATTATAGTTATAGGTATTATAGCTATTCTTTCTATTATAATACCCATGGTTTCTGAATATGGATATGCTCAAATAAACAGAGGGGTTGAAAACAGTCTTCCAACTTTAGAGCATCCATTCGGTACAGATACTTTGGGCAGAGATTTGCTTGTAAGATGTATGATTGGTGCTAGAATATCTCTTTTAATTGGTATAGTATCAGCTACTTTAGTTGTCATAATAGGTATAGTTTACGGTTCTATATCAGGATATTTCGGAGGACTTACCGACAGTATTATGATGTGTATAGTTGACATAATAAGTGCAGTACCGACACTTTTGGTAGTTGTATTATTATCTGTTGTTCTTAAGGCTCCTATGGATAAGTTATTTTTACAAAATGAATCATTGAGAGGAATAGGACTTTTAGGGCCTGGACTTTTCAGTATATTTATAGTTATATCTTTGCTTTATTGGACTAATATGGCGAGAATGACAAGAGGACAGATTTTAGCATTAAAGGGACAGGAATTTGTAACCGCAGCTAGGGCTTTAGGTACTCCTCATAGTAGGATTATTTTCAAACATTTGATACCTAATGCAATGGGAGCAATAATAGTATCAGCTATGGTTCAGATACCTAATGCTATATTTGTTGAAGCATTTTTGAGTTTCTTGGGTTTAGGAGTTAGTGCTCCTATGGTTTCTCTTGGATCTTTAACTTCAAATGCTGTAAGCGGAGTTTATTCTTATCCTTATCAATTGCTTTTCCCTGCTGCTTTGATAAGTGTTATAATACTTTGCTTTAATTTGGTTGGTGACGGATTAAGGGATGCATTAGACCCTAGAATGAAGAATAGATAA